From Hallerella porci:
CCCCCAACCAACGGTTTTGGAGACCGTGACTCTACCAATTGAGCTACCGACCTAAAACCGCCTTACTTGGTTTCCTTATGAACTGTATGCTTGCGGCAGAACGGGCAGTACTTCTTGTACTCCACACGAGAGGGGTGAAGACGCTTGTTCTTGTCGCAATCATAGTTACGCTGATGGCAAACAGTGCATTCGAGCGTAATGAGTTCTCTTGGCATTGTTATTCCTTACTTGATGATTTCAGTTACAGAGCCAGCGCCGACCGTACGGCCTCCTTCGCGGATTGCGAAGCGGAGCTGCTGTTCCATAGCAACCGGAGCAATGAGTTCGACGTCGATAGTCACGGTGTCACCCGGAGTCACCATTTC
This genomic window contains:
- the rpmG gene encoding 50S ribosomal protein L33, with protein sequence MPRELITLECTVCHQRNYDCDKNKRLHPSRVEYKKYCPFCRKHTVHKETK
- a CDS encoding EF-Tu C-terminal domain-related protein is translated as EMVTPGDTVTIDVELIAPVAMEQQLRFAIREGGRTVGAGSVTEIIK